From the Spiribacter sp. 2438 genome, one window contains:
- a CDS encoding DUF6279 family lipoprotein — translation MHRLLTVFIIAVMVSACSRVELAYENADWLAAWRIGSYLELDRDQRGRLREGLTAYQAFHRENRLPAVNAQLQAWDSLLQTSNLTPAAVEQRFAEAEATLRTTVDDLIPLAAELLRDLDDSQISALGDAMAEGRDAYVERALEDQDTRAVERARDWVDDLNTHQEQILATCVSDLPTVTEAWSTWRQGIEEELIGLLRRSAPQAEVEAFLRDWWLEDETRPPVLQAYRQTARATWEACTYTLLVSLTDGQREEARQRLARYRNGLDASAAVAQKD, via the coding sequence GTGCATCGACTGCTGACCGTTTTCATCATTGCCGTCATGGTCTCCGCCTGCAGCCGGGTGGAGCTCGCCTACGAAAACGCCGACTGGCTGGCCGCCTGGCGGATTGGTAGCTATCTGGAGCTGGATCGGGATCAGCGAGGGCGTTTGCGGGAGGGACTGACGGCCTACCAGGCGTTTCACCGGGAGAACCGTCTGCCCGCGGTCAATGCCCAGCTGCAGGCCTGGGATTCGCTATTGCAGACCTCAAACCTCACGCCGGCAGCGGTTGAGCAACGCTTCGCCGAGGCAGAAGCAACCCTGCGGACCACGGTGGACGATCTGATCCCACTGGCCGCTGAACTGCTTCGGGATCTGGATGACTCCCAGATCAGCGCCCTCGGGGACGCAATGGCCGAGGGGCGCGATGCGTACGTGGAGCGGGCGCTTGAGGACCAGGACACGCGGGCCGTCGAACGGGCCCGGGATTGGGTGGATGACCTGAACACCCATCAGGAACAGATTCTGGCCACCTGCGTCAGCGACCTGCCGACGGTCACCGAAGCCTGGAGTACCTGGCGTCAGGGCATCGAAGAAGAGCTCATTGGCCTGCTGCGCCGGTCCGCCCCACAGGCCGAGGTGGAGGCGTTCCTGCGGGACTGGTGGCTGGAGGATGAAACCCGCCCGCCGGTGCTTCAGGCCTATCGACAGACCGCTCGAGCCACCTGGGAGGCTTGCACGTATACCCTGCTGGTCTCGCTAACGGATGGCCAGCGGGAAGAAGCGCGCCAGCGGCTCGCCCGCTACCGAAATGGGCTGGACGCATCGGCGGCGGTGGCGCAGAAGGATTAA
- a CDS encoding thiol-disulfide oxidoreductase DCC family protein produces MKPTLYFDGSCGLCRREIEHLRPRLKPRAQLVDISASDFEPPAGYTLAAMMERIHFHDGDGMRIGLSASLGYWRLAGGGFRWLALLLSLPGLFQIADWAYNRWAAWRIRNRHCDPVR; encoded by the coding sequence ATGAAACCCACGTTGTATTTCGATGGCAGCTGCGGGCTGTGCCGGCGGGAAATCGAACACCTGAGGCCGCGGTTAAAGCCCCGTGCTCAACTGGTGGACATCAGCGCCAGCGACTTCGAACCGCCGGCGGGGTATACGCTGGCCGCCATGATGGAGCGTATCCACTTCCATGATGGCGACGGCATGCGGATCGGTCTGTCCGCCTCCTTGGGCTACTGGCGTCTGGCCGGGGGTGGATTTCGCTGGCTGGCGTTGCTGCTCAGTCTGCCGGGACTTTTTCAGATCGCCGACTGGGCTTACAACCGCTGGGCCGCCTGGCGAATCCGAAACCGGCACTGCGATCCGGTCCGGTAA
- a CDS encoding alpha/beta hydrolase: protein MRLTSMDQALLKLRRWLVGLFVTTMAAGCAVVGAEEGNDESIPYVGEPRVEAGLALDEPALAAHRTAPEARTTVSDRAPHQVVMADGTPLPLRRWGPSPETGEPPRAVVLGVHGLNDHAGSFAPTAAALVPEGMAVYAWDQRGFGASQARGSWPGTDTLVADASWVAGQLRERYPQTPIYLMGISMGGAVIALGLDQEPDLPVDGVVLSGPAVWGEEVMPWHQRWALWVGERLVPDLAVSARAVGIEPTDLDAVLDDLAEDPLWIRRTRVEVMAGVAELMDEALEAIPQLDRATMLIQYGGQDEVIPPEAMCAMYQRLPTDGPWRVAHYPEGYHMLTRSSIADRVLADVAAFIDAPAAPLPSGQGVDRAEAIGAVCEN from the coding sequence ATGAGACTAACAAGCATGGATCAGGCATTGCTCAAGCTTCGTCGATGGTTGGTTGGTCTGTTTGTGACCACCATGGCAGCTGGATGTGCCGTGGTGGGTGCCGAGGAGGGGAATGACGAGTCGATCCCGTACGTCGGGGAGCCCCGGGTTGAGGCCGGTCTGGCACTGGATGAGCCGGCGCTGGCCGCTCATCGCACCGCGCCGGAGGCCCGCACCACGGTGTCCGATCGGGCGCCACATCAGGTGGTGATGGCAGACGGCACCCCGCTGCCGCTGCGCCGATGGGGGCCGTCGCCGGAAACCGGAGAGCCGCCCCGAGCCGTTGTCCTCGGCGTCCATGGGTTGAATGATCACGCTGGTTCCTTCGCCCCCACCGCCGCCGCGCTGGTGCCGGAGGGTATGGCGGTCTATGCCTGGGATCAGCGAGGGTTCGGCGCCAGTCAGGCCCGGGGCAGCTGGCCGGGAACCGACACCCTGGTGGCCGACGCGAGCTGGGTGGCGGGACAGCTGCGCGAACGCTACCCCCAAACGCCGATCTATCTCATGGGCATTAGCATGGGCGGCGCCGTGATTGCCTTGGGGCTGGATCAGGAGCCGGATCTGCCGGTAGATGGAGTGGTGCTGAGCGGCCCGGCGGTCTGGGGCGAGGAGGTGATGCCCTGGCATCAGCGCTGGGCGCTCTGGGTGGGCGAGCGGCTGGTACCGGACCTCGCGGTGAGCGCTCGGGCCGTAGGCATTGAGCCCACCGATCTGGACGCGGTGCTGGATGACCTGGCGGAAGACCCGCTGTGGATCCGCCGGACCCGGGTGGAGGTGATGGCCGGTGTGGCCGAGCTCATGGACGAGGCACTGGAGGCCATCCCGCAACTCGATCGGGCCACCATGCTCATTCAATACGGCGGCCAGGACGAGGTCATTCCCCCGGAAGCCATGTGTGCCATGTACCAGCGCCTGCCCACCGACGGCCCCTGGCGGGTGGCCCATTACCCGGAGGGCTACCACATGCTGACCCGATCCAGCATTGCCGATCGGGTGCTGGCGGACGTGGCCGCTTTCATTGATGCGCCGGCGGCACCGCTGCCGTCGGGGCAGGGTGTGGACCGAGCCGAGGCGATCGGCGCGGTGTGCGAAAACTGA
- a CDS encoding TVP38/TMEM64 family protein, giving the protein MTGIRRNRRLLALLALIIAGTLLAVFRPFDLDDVITIGERLAGNPLTAGVLIGVQAVMLALALPGTLVIWLVAPFYEPPLATVILTIGSTLGAIGGYALARRLGGDAPAAQSRGAVMRFLQRYGNRFSTQFALRVLPGFPHSVLNYGAGTLRFNLPAYILATVSGLAIKWWVYSAAIYELAAAGVTGEPPDRGALIPLLGLALLMVIGGAARAWVEKRNAR; this is encoded by the coding sequence GTGACAGGCATTCGACGAAACCGCCGTCTTCTCGCACTGCTGGCATTGATTATCGCCGGCACCCTGCTTGCCGTTTTTCGTCCCTTTGATCTGGATGACGTGATAACCATCGGCGAGCGGCTGGCGGGCAACCCGCTGACTGCCGGAGTGTTGATTGGCGTTCAGGCCGTGATGCTCGCTCTGGCGCTGCCGGGCACCCTGGTGATCTGGCTGGTGGCGCCTTTCTACGAGCCGCCGCTGGCAACGGTTATCCTGACCATCGGCAGTACCCTCGGCGCTATCGGCGGCTATGCACTGGCCCGGCGGCTGGGTGGTGACGCTCCCGCCGCCCAAAGCCGCGGCGCCGTTATGCGGTTCCTGCAGCGCTACGGCAATCGATTTTCAACGCAATTTGCTCTTCGGGTTCTGCCCGGCTTCCCCCACTCGGTACTGAACTACGGGGCGGGCACACTGCGTTTCAACCTGCCCGCATACATCCTGGCGACAGTCTCCGGCCTGGCGATCAAGTGGTGGGTTTACAGCGCTGCCATCTACGAGCTCGCCGCCGCCGGCGTCACCGGCGAGCCCCCGGATCGGGGTGCGTTGATTCCCCTGTTGGGCCTTGCGCTGCTCATGGTGATCGGCGGCGCCGCCCGGGCCTGGGTCGAAAAGCGCAACGCCCGCTGA
- a CDS encoding CopD family protein, whose amino-acid sequence MEALVGLSATEALMIIARAGLYLAALVTAGSLLVAWLLPRLPGSESRLLKVLVPSAAGVTVVFALAGVALQAVFLGGDDWGAALDPSLLTLALSGTTGESMLVLVIGLVLALGIGFSGAIGAILAALSAVAIAASFALTGHPRGADGWLLVGLVSLHWLLLAFWVGIFIPLYRASGYDTGHAARLARDFGRRALVAVPVLAVAGAMTLHQLTGGLPAVMDIAYGQLFAVKLALFAGALLLAARNRLSLTPALERGDAMAGGRMRRSLGWEGLLIIGVLLVTATITTLTAPPM is encoded by the coding sequence ATGGAAGCTCTGGTGGGGCTGTCTGCGACGGAAGCGCTGATGATTATCGCCCGAGCTGGGCTGTATCTCGCCGCGCTGGTGACCGCCGGGTCGCTGCTGGTGGCCTGGTTGCTGCCGCGTCTGCCGGGATCTGAATCCCGTCTGCTGAAAGTGCTGGTGCCGTCTGCGGCGGGTGTAACCGTGGTTTTCGCGCTGGCCGGAGTCGCTCTGCAGGCGGTGTTTCTGGGCGGAGACGACTGGGGTGCTGCGCTGGATCCGAGCCTGCTCACCCTGGCACTGTCCGGCACCACCGGAGAGTCAATGCTGGTGCTGGTCATTGGTCTGGTACTCGCTCTCGGGATCGGGTTCTCGGGGGCCATCGGAGCGATCCTGGCCGCCTTGAGTGCCGTTGCCATCGCGGCCAGTTTCGCGCTCACGGGCCACCCTCGGGGTGCCGATGGCTGGCTTCTCGTCGGCCTAGTATCCCTTCACTGGCTGTTGCTGGCGTTCTGGGTGGGCATTTTCATTCCGCTTTACCGGGCCAGCGGCTATGATACGGGCCATGCGGCCCGCCTGGCGCGGGACTTTGGCCGGCGTGCGCTGGTCGCGGTTCCGGTGCTGGCGGTGGCCGGAGCCATGACCCTGCACCAGCTCACCGGCGGGCTGCCGGCCGTCATGGACATCGCCTACGGGCAGCTGTTCGCGGTCAAACTGGCATTGTTCGCCGGTGCACTCCTGCTGGCCGCCCGAAACCGCCTGAGCCTGACGCCGGCGCTGGAGCGGGGGGATGCCATGGCGGGGGGGCGAATGCGCCGCTCTCTGGGCTGGGAGGGCCTGCTGATTATCGGGGTGCTGCTGGTCACCGCCACCATTACCACCCTGACCGCGCCGCCCATGTAA
- a CDS encoding DUF2237 family protein gives MSSTNEQFASVNVLGEPLQTCGRDPLTGFFRDGCCNTGHADGGMHTVCAVVTETFLDFSRQQGNDLTRPVPLADFPGLEPGDRWCLCAGRWLEAYRAGVAPLVDLDATHEETLAVIDFNLLVEYALNKE, from the coding sequence ATGTCTTCAACCAATGAACAGTTTGCCTCCGTCAACGTCCTCGGTGAGCCCCTACAGACCTGTGGCCGCGACCCCCTCACGGGTTTTTTCCGGGACGGGTGTTGCAACACCGGGCATGCCGATGGCGGCATGCATACCGTCTGTGCGGTGGTCACCGAGACCTTTCTCGATTTCTCCCGACAGCAGGGCAATGATCTGACCCGACCCGTCCCGCTGGCGGACTTCCCGGGCCTGGAGCCCGGAGATCGCTGGTGCCTTTGCGCCGGGCGCTGGCTCGAAGCTTATCGAGCCGGCGTGGCGCCGCTGGTGGATCTGGACGCTACCCACGAGGAAACCCTGGCCGTCATCGACTTCAACCTGCTGGTGGAATACGCCCTCAACAAAGAATAA
- a CDS encoding ABC transporter substrate-binding protein: MTATQRITGASGWAFLLLFTALLARPALASEDTTRLEVGYMPILPVAQLFVLEEAGWAEEAGLELELTRFSSGPAMTQALASGELDVMYFGIGPAMVSRARDIPITVLAASIQEQIGLVARGALAEAFERHPDDAAAAIADFTDRQGRPPEIATFPEGSVPDTVLRHWLIEELGIGTEAVQITSMGADRVQQVLLAQAVDGASILEPILTTVQERVEGARLVATADDMLPGQPGAVLAARQSAIEEHPEALRDLLQLHIRATRLLNDHPVVAAPYVREFVGRRLIPLETIETALQAPTSNYVSDPDEIRDGTRRMHDFQLERGTLNRPVDLDALFDRSLYEAAWQREQDRVEN; encoded by the coding sequence ATGACGGCAACGCAGCGAATCACCGGAGCATCCGGCTGGGCTTTTCTTCTGCTATTCACGGCGCTCCTGGCCCGTCCCGCCCTGGCCAGCGAAGATACTACCCGCCTCGAAGTGGGCTACATGCCAATTCTGCCGGTGGCTCAGCTGTTCGTGCTGGAGGAGGCCGGATGGGCCGAGGAAGCCGGGCTGGAGCTGGAGCTGACGCGCTTCAGCAGTGGACCGGCCATGACCCAGGCACTGGCCTCCGGCGAGCTGGATGTCATGTACTTCGGGATCGGCCCCGCCATGGTCAGTCGCGCCCGGGACATTCCCATCACCGTCCTGGCGGCAAGCATTCAGGAGCAGATCGGCCTGGTTGCCCGCGGCGCCCTGGCCGAGGCGTTTGAGCGGCATCCCGACGACGCGGCCGCCGCCATCGCCGATTTCACCGACCGCCAGGGCCGTCCGCCGGAAATCGCGACATTCCCGGAAGGATCGGTCCCGGATACCGTGCTGCGTCATTGGCTGATCGAGGAATTGGGGATTGGCACCGAAGCGGTCCAGATCACGTCCATGGGTGCTGATCGAGTCCAGCAGGTGCTCCTGGCCCAGGCCGTGGATGGCGCGTCGATCCTTGAACCCATTCTCACCACCGTTCAGGAGCGGGTGGAAGGGGCCCGACTGGTGGCCACCGCCGACGACATGCTGCCGGGTCAGCCCGGCGCGGTGCTCGCCGCGCGGCAGTCCGCCATCGAGGAACATCCCGAGGCCCTGCGCGACCTGCTCCAGCTGCATATTCGCGCCACCCGGTTGCTGAATGACCACCCGGTAGTGGCGGCCCCGTACGTTCGCGAGTTTGTTGGCCGGCGCCTGATTCCGCTGGAGACCATCGAAACCGCCCTGCAGGCACCCACCTCCAACTACGTCTCGGATCCCGATGAAATCCGCGACGGTACCCGGCGAATGCATGACTTCCAGCTGGAGCGCGGCACCCTGAATCGGCCTGTCGATCTGGACGCTCTGTTCGATCGATCCCTCTATGAAGCGGCCTGGCAGCGCGAGCAGGACCGTGTCGAAAACTAA
- a CDS encoding ABC transporter permease produces MSKTNRALISAGGLLGFLLAWELTLRAGLLPGALVPLPSIIPSVLIEEIRDGIWQAMVISSFQHYGIGLLLGSSLGIVVGVAAALMPFFNALHAWLARLLRPIPPLAWIPFAIIWFGITPTAAAFIISIGVFWINYFASYSAVEAIDPGYNELADAFGQGGLLPRLFKVTLPAAAPGILGGLRAGLGQGWMTVVAAELFGITGIGQRMMEASSLLATDVVVVYMLTIAALYAVIDAVFVLIQRRILRWQP; encoded by the coding sequence GTGTCGAAAACTAATCGCGCACTCATCAGCGCCGGCGGACTGCTGGGCTTTCTGCTGGCCTGGGAGCTGACCCTGCGGGCCGGCCTGTTGCCGGGTGCGCTGGTGCCCCTGCCATCGATCATCCCCAGCGTGCTGATCGAGGAAATCCGCGACGGCATCTGGCAGGCCATGGTGATTTCGAGCTTTCAACACTATGGCATCGGACTGCTGCTGGGTTCGTCGCTGGGGATTGTGGTGGGCGTGGCGGCGGCGCTGATGCCGTTTTTCAATGCCCTCCACGCCTGGTTGGCGAGGCTTCTGCGCCCCATCCCGCCCCTGGCGTGGATCCCCTTTGCCATCATCTGGTTTGGCATCACGCCCACGGCGGCGGCTTTCATCATCAGCATCGGCGTGTTCTGGATTAACTACTTCGCGAGTTACAGCGCCGTCGAGGCCATCGACCCGGGCTACAACGAACTGGCGGATGCTTTCGGTCAGGGAGGACTGCTCCCCCGACTCTTCAAGGTCACGCTTCCAGCGGCGGCGCCGGGGATTCTTGGCGGTCTGCGCGCCGGGCTGGGTCAGGGATGGATGACCGTGGTGGCGGCGGAGCTTTTTGGCATCACCGGAATCGGCCAACGAATGATGGAGGCATCCAGCCTCCTCGCCACCGATGTGGTGGTGGTTTACATGCTCACCATTGCCGCGCTCTACGCGGTGATTGACGCGGTCTTTGTCCTGATTCAACGGAGGATCCTGCGATGGCAGCCGTAA
- a CDS encoding ABC transporter ATP-binding protein — MAAVNETRQPVLTARDVAVGFDGTPVLNQVDLALRPQGLIAIVGASGVGKSTLLRALAGLLTPLSGQVQRPGATRRDTRGWSMVFQAPRLLPWRRVRANVEFGLEGLGLSRRERALRAERYLDLVGLNEYADRWPHSLSGGQQQRVGLARAMAVEPDVLFMDEPFSALDAITRRRLQQSLVALRRQTTAAIVFVTHDIEEAALLSDRIVVLGHAPDEPTASVRATVDVPLALSDRRSDPAFRPLVQEVEEMIRTAPQGLQAADSSPSRASG; from the coding sequence ATGGCAGCCGTAAATGAGACCCGGCAGCCGGTTCTCACGGCCCGGGATGTGGCCGTGGGTTTTGACGGGACCCCCGTACTCAACCAGGTGGACCTGGCCCTCAGACCCCAGGGGCTGATCGCCATTGTCGGCGCCTCCGGAGTCGGCAAGTCGACGCTGCTGCGAGCCCTGGCCGGCCTGTTGACCCCGCTGAGCGGCCAGGTCCAGCGCCCCGGTGCCACCCGACGGGACACCCGCGGCTGGTCCATGGTGTTCCAGGCCCCCCGGCTGCTCCCCTGGCGACGGGTGCGGGCCAACGTCGAGTTTGGCCTGGAAGGACTGGGGCTGTCCCGACGCGAGCGCGCACTGCGAGCCGAGCGCTACCTGGATCTCGTCGGCCTGAATGAATACGCCGATCGCTGGCCCCACAGCCTCTCCGGTGGACAGCAGCAGCGGGTCGGTCTTGCCCGCGCCATGGCCGTGGAGCCTGACGTGCTGTTCATGGACGAGCCATTCTCGGCGCTGGATGCCATCACCCGGCGCCGGCTCCAGCAATCCCTGGTGGCGCTGCGTCGCCAGACCACCGCCGCCATCGTCTTTGTCACCCACGATATTGAAGAGGCGGCGCTGCTCAGCGATCGCATTGTGGTGCTGGGTCACGCGCCCGATGAGCCCACCGCCTCGGTGCGTGCCACCGTAGACGTGCCCCTGGCACTCAGCGATCGCCGCAGTGACCCGGCCTTCCGGCCGCTGGTGCAGGAAGTCGAAGAGATGATTCGGACCGCACCGCAAGGCTTGCAGGCCGCGGATTCGAGTCCCTCCCGAGCCAGCGGCTGA
- a CDS encoding YbhB/YbcL family Raf kinase inhibitor-like protein yields the protein MELSSPEFTDGGEMPWSMSAANENRFPPLNIDGVPPGTRSLALALEDLNSPVGGLTHWLGWNLPPDTGHLDALTWPPHAVVGMSDFGKVGYLGPIPPQGRHTYRFVLFALDTGLDLPEGATRRAFDEAIDGHVIATAELEGSIERTPEGD from the coding sequence ATGGAATTGAGTAGCCCGGAATTTACTGATGGCGGCGAAATGCCCTGGAGCATGTCCGCGGCCAACGAAAACCGATTTCCGCCACTCAACATCGACGGGGTCCCCCCAGGCACCCGCTCGCTGGCCCTGGCCCTCGAGGATCTGAACTCGCCGGTGGGCGGGCTCACCCATTGGCTGGGCTGGAACCTGCCGCCCGACACCGGCCATCTGGATGCACTGACTTGGCCGCCGCACGCCGTGGTGGGGATGAGTGACTTTGGCAAAGTGGGGTATCTCGGGCCCATTCCGCCCCAGGGGCGGCACACTTACCGGTTTGTTCTGTTCGCCCTCGACACCGGACTGGATCTGCCCGAGGGCGCCACGCGGCGGGCCTTTGATGAGGCCATCGACGGACACGTCATCGCCACCGCCGAACTCGAAGGCAGTATCGAGCGGACGCCGGAGGGCGACTGA